The Fibrobacter succinogenes genome includes a window with the following:
- the floA gene encoding flotillin-like protein FloA (flotillin-like protein involved in membrane lipid rafts) — MDNLIIIGIIIAAIIVIVMLAFIGRFFSLWLQALFSKANVSIFQLIGMRLRKVPPQVIVEARILSCKAGLPVDTNLLEAHYLSRGNVLRVIQALIAANKANIKLDFKEAAAIDLAGRNVLEAVQMSVNPKVIETPKVSAVALDGIQLHAITRITVRASIQKLVGGAGEETVVARVGEGIVSSIGSAQSHKEVLENPNMISKKVLASGLDAGTAFEILSIDIADVDVGQNIGAILETDRAEADKKIAQAKAEERRAMAFAAEQEMKAKVMEMKAKLVEAEAQIPMAMATALREGKLGVMDYYNLKNIEADTQMRKEIGSAPEANK, encoded by the coding sequence ATGGATAATCTTATCATCATCGGCATTATCATTGCCGCCATCATCGTCATCGTTATGCTCGCCTTTATCGGCAGATTCTTTAGCCTCTGGCTTCAGGCCTTGTTCTCCAAGGCAAACGTGAGCATTTTCCAGCTCATCGGTATGCGTCTGCGTAAGGTGCCGCCTCAGGTGATTGTCGAAGCAAGAATTTTGAGCTGCAAGGCAGGCCTTCCGGTCGACACGAACCTTCTCGAAGCCCACTACCTCTCCCGCGGTAACGTGCTCCGCGTGATCCAGGCTCTCATCGCTGCCAACAAGGCAAACATCAAGCTCGACTTTAAAGAAGCTGCCGCCATCGACCTTGCCGGCCGTAACGTGCTCGAAGCTGTGCAGATGTCCGTGAACCCGAAGGTCATCGAAACCCCGAAGGTTTCCGCAGTGGCACTCGACGGTATTCAGCTTCACGCCATCACCCGTATCACCGTGCGCGCCAGCATCCAAAAGCTCGTCGGTGGTGCAGGCGAAGAAACGGTTGTCGCCCGTGTTGGCGAAGGCATCGTGTCTTCCATCGGTTCAGCTCAGAGCCACAAGGAAGTGCTCGAAAACCCGAACATGATTTCGAAGAAGGTGCTTGCTTCTGGCCTTGACGCCGGTACCGCATTCGAAATTCTCTCCATTGACATTGCAGATGTAGACGTGGGTCAGAACATCGGTGCTATCCTCGAAACCGACCGTGCCGAAGCCGACAAGAAGATTGCACAGGCCAAGGCAGAAGAACGCCGTGCCATGGCATTCGCCGCCGAACAGGAAATGAAGGCCAAGGTGATGGAAATGAAGGCAAAGCTCGTCGAAGCCGAAGCCCAGATCCCGATGGCTATGGCAACCGCCCTCCGCGAAGGCAAGCTCGGCGTCATGGACTACTACAACCTGAAAAACATCGAAGCCGACACGCAAATGCGCAAAGAAATCGGTTCCGCCCCGGAAGCAAACAAGTAA
- a CDS encoding nodulation protein NfeD yields the protein MKFLSKLLFLLTFLFSFTFAAEIATIDSVTKDTATPKTAEIVVPKKQAVWIKLEGDVDPAMYEFCARAIGEALDKKPDYIVFEINTFGGRLDAAFDLVDTIMAVKGAETIALVKKKAISAGSLIALACKRLYMLEATTIGDCAPIVQGGDGTPQIVGEKIQSPLRAKFRNLAQRNGYPELLASSFVTPELEVLELTTKLDKGTATERDTTLIIEGKKFAVLDSTEKKFWGSPKILVKEGELLTMTDKEAEELGFSKGTFKSREDFETKLAIERKSEVETNTGEKIASAIAAISGILLILGFGALYIEFKTPGFGFFGITGIILIGIVFFGQFAPQLDGYFPAILLIAGVILFLVEIFVMPGTFLFGIGGIACMIIALIMSVDTTNIPEYVPEAVETTFDATPWLFGLFFVLSSAAVALIFPVAASKYLIPLLPEGWTPMLKTDMETAVSPTEDVQTVSIGDIGVAKTFLRPVGQASFTTPDGSTKLFDVQTHGEIIEAGQRVKVESVQEGHIWVSIDN from the coding sequence ATGAAATTCTTATCAAAATTGCTTTTCCTTTTAACATTTCTATTTTCATTTACATTTGCAGCTGAAATCGCGACAATCGATTCCGTTACAAAAGACACTGCAACCCCCAAAACAGCCGAAATCGTAGTCCCCAAAAAGCAGGCCGTTTGGATTAAACTGGAAGGCGATGTAGACCCGGCCATGTACGAATTCTGCGCCCGAGCCATCGGTGAAGCTCTAGATAAAAAGCCAGATTACATCGTCTTTGAAATCAACACGTTCGGCGGTCGCCTCGATGCCGCATTCGACCTCGTCGATACCATCATGGCTGTAAAGGGCGCCGAGACAATCGCGCTCGTGAAGAAAAAGGCTATCAGCGCGGGTTCGCTCATCGCACTCGCCTGCAAAAGACTCTACATGCTCGAAGCCACGACCATTGGTGACTGCGCACCGATCGTGCAAGGCGGCGACGGCACTCCGCAAATCGTGGGTGAAAAAATCCAATCCCCGCTCCGCGCCAAATTCAGGAACCTCGCCCAGCGCAACGGCTACCCCGAACTGCTAGCATCTTCGTTCGTAACTCCGGAACTCGAAGTGCTCGAACTGACCACCAAGCTCGACAAGGGCACGGCTACAGAACGCGACACCACGCTCATCATCGAAGGCAAAAAATTTGCCGTACTCGACAGCACCGAAAAGAAATTCTGGGGTTCGCCCAAGATTCTCGTGAAAGAAGGCGAACTCTTGACCATGACCGACAAGGAAGCCGAAGAACTCGGATTTTCCAAGGGCACGTTCAAGAGCCGCGAAGACTTTGAAACCAAGCTAGCCATCGAACGCAAAAGCGAAGTCGAAACGAACACCGGCGAAAAAATCGCAAGCGCTATCGCCGCCATCTCGGGAATTCTGCTGATTCTCGGATTCGGTGCACTTTATATTGAATTCAAGACCCCTGGCTTTGGTTTCTTCGGCATCACAGGAATCATCCTTATCGGCATCGTGTTCTTCGGTCAATTTGCACCGCAGCTCGACGGCTACTTCCCGGCCATCCTCCTTATTGCGGGCGTTATTTTGTTCCTCGTCGAAATATTCGTCATGCCAGGCACATTCCTGTTCGGCATTGGCGGCATCGCATGTATGATTATAGCGCTAATCATGAGCGTCGATACAACCAACATTCCCGAATACGTCCCCGAAGCCGTCGAGACCACCTTTGACGCCACCCCTTGGCTATTTGGATTATTCTTTGTTCTAAGCAGTGCCGCCGTTGCGCTCATATTCCCGGTTGCCGCCAGCAAGTACTTAATCCCGCTACTCCCCGAAGGCTGGACTCCCATGCTCAAGACCGACATGGAAACCGCAGTCTCCCCCACCGAAGATGTGCAAACCGTTTCAATCGGCGATATCGGTGTTGCAAAAACATTCCTCCGCCCTGTGGGCCAAGCCAGCTTTACAACGCCCGACGGCTCCACCAAACTCTTTGACGTGCAAACCCACGGCGAAATCATCGAAGCTGGGCAACGCGTAAAAGTCGAGTCCGTACAAGAAGGACACATCTGGGTGAGTATAGACAATTAG
- a CDS encoding response regulator produces the protein MYINRNAIDDSWDSLDEVAYASEAKMGFLGRSLLSALSNISTVVGMEEDLLSESMVRMICSSRIGPLVSAARLYLPDGHIIADQGVVFDSSYIAHYNSIVSSKPYISKVGRDVVRSENIVFEQFVPVRRRGEIVAMLSAVSELKPLYGYVATNAFKGKASLIVVDRRDGSFVVEKTGKWRNFNGFIRTLQPKNGYSLDEWAANVMKGERSHLAYGEKSSDESKLLVSLPLFGGSWSLILYVNENIAFARVDKIRKFYIAISAIELFVILLYLLRIMWNARRMVEAESGEYSEIADALSETYECIFYVNILDDSFDSFHAEKLMHKLHESVNGRDFFFESIASLRSNLHEDDLEIVMHFMEKGAFLQRLEESPSAAVEYRLIIDGVPQYYRMKAIKSRKDDNHVIVAVENIDSEVNKAVAQRQEMDRNNRVIESLASDFDFVNYVTLGDDALSDVVVTYRASSVLLKAIPGWSSEKIFAKRMDLLLKYLVCDSNKLQFREQTNREYLVRTLKTEPVIHVNFKIKLDDKEIFYQMKVIADKDDVGNLKGIVFGLHCVDDEIKKQMEIQSNLKQNLEIIDILSEDYSSLFYFNLVDGTSGVLAVREDIRNALSKQFASCEKLEDVFTAFVLNLAHPDDRERLFGLASRDLVAAKLMHQKRLTIVFRRLYGSEYKYTRLVFAKAEAVDDPPKLIAVGFVEVDAQYRAETEHQENIDRIMSLSDQFETVFDVNIDTGLFSVSLNGGKFNDVVDKNTGEGIDFFKNRIDDIRKVVYQDDQEAILEMLNRDVVIARLQHENSFFHDYRRVTTEGLKWYRMKVTKMGDWSKSHRVLVGLFNNDAVYRKEMAQQEALEQALEMAKSASRAKTMFLNNMSHDIRTPMNAIIGYTELATMHIGNKDLVKNFLGKIELSSNHLLSLINDVLDMSRIESGKLNLNEKSEHIPEIIHTLKDIVQADINAKNLQFYANSVGIHNEYVVCDRLRLNQVLLNVISNAIKYTPTGGSIWFTVEQKVCEESGVGAYEFRIRDSGIGMSEDFLPKIFDAFTRVNSSTVSGIQGTGLGMAITKNIVDMMGGSIDIKSKVDEGTDVVLNFKFKLADTTLELTHVKELEGKKLLVVDDDADSIKSVPQIFSALGVDVDCCYSGAEALEKVKEAKSKGFKYDAFLVDWRMPDMDGLKTTTRLREELGEDILVIVMSAYEWSDIEDMALRVGIRNFMSKPVFPSDAKETLLQSFGLSHADKPVLDRKVDFNGKKVLLVDDNELNREIAEEILEDCGIQVATACDGAKAVEYMKNVKPGECDLILMDVQMPIMDGYEATREIRKLENKVAAEIPIIAMTANAFADDQQAALEAGMNEHVAKPVNVNKLKEVLSRFL, from the coding sequence TTGTATATCAATAGAAACGCGATTGATGATAGTTGGGACTCTCTTGACGAAGTTGCCTATGCTTCCGAAGCGAAGATGGGTTTTTTAGGCCGGTCGCTTTTGAGCGCTTTGTCCAATATCTCGACTGTGGTTGGGATGGAAGAGGATCTGCTTTCTGAAAGCATGGTGCGTATGATTTGTAGCTCGCGAATCGGTCCTTTGGTGTCTGCGGCCCGCTTGTATTTGCCGGATGGGCATATCATAGCCGACCAAGGCGTTGTTTTTGATTCTTCTTATATAGCGCACTACAATTCTATTGTTTCGTCGAAACCGTATATTTCGAAAGTTGGACGTGATGTTGTCCGATCCGAAAATATCGTGTTTGAACAGTTTGTTCCTGTTCGTCGTAGGGGCGAAATTGTTGCTATGCTTTCTGCCGTATCCGAGCTAAAGCCGTTGTATGGTTATGTTGCGACAAATGCATTCAAGGGAAAAGCCTCGTTAATCGTTGTGGACCGTAGAGATGGATCTTTTGTTGTTGAAAAAACGGGGAAATGGAGAAACTTTAATGGTTTTATAAGGACGCTTCAGCCGAAAAACGGGTATTCCTTGGATGAGTGGGCCGCCAACGTCATGAAGGGCGAACGGTCTCATTTGGCATATGGGGAAAAATCTTCGGATGAATCGAAGCTCTTGGTGTCGCTTCCGCTGTTCGGTGGTAGCTGGTCGTTGATTTTGTATGTCAATGAAAATATTGCTTTTGCGCGAGTGGATAAAATCCGTAAATTCTATATAGCGATTTCTGCTATAGAACTTTTTGTAATTCTCCTGTATCTCCTTAGAATTATGTGGAATGCCCGCCGCATGGTCGAAGCGGAGAGCGGTGAATATTCCGAAATTGCAGACGCTTTGAGCGAAACGTACGAGTGCATTTTCTATGTGAATATTTTGGATGATTCGTTTGATTCGTTCCATGCCGAAAAACTGATGCACAAGTTGCATGAATCGGTGAATGGGCGAGACTTCTTCTTTGAATCTATCGCGAGCTTGCGGAGCAATCTTCATGAAGACGATCTTGAAATTGTAATGCACTTTATGGAAAAGGGCGCTTTCCTCCAGCGTTTGGAAGAAAGCCCGAGTGCCGCGGTTGAATATAGGCTTATCATTGATGGTGTACCGCAATACTACAGGATGAAGGCGATTAAGTCTCGCAAGGATGACAATCATGTTATTGTGGCTGTTGAAAATATCGATTCCGAAGTCAACAAGGCGGTTGCCCAGCGCCAGGAAATGGATCGCAACAACAGGGTTATTGAATCACTTGCTTCGGACTTTGATTTTGTGAACTACGTAACGCTTGGCGATGATGCCTTGTCGGATGTCGTGGTGACTTACCGCGCTAGTTCTGTATTGTTAAAGGCTATTCCAGGATGGTCTTCAGAAAAGATTTTTGCAAAGCGAATGGATTTGCTGTTAAAGTATTTGGTTTGTGATTCTAATAAGCTCCAGTTCCGTGAACAGACAAATCGTGAATATCTTGTCAGGACTTTGAAAACCGAGCCTGTTATCCATGTTAATTTCAAGATAAAACTTGATGACAAGGAAATTTTCTACCAGATGAAGGTTATTGCCGATAAGGATGATGTCGGCAACCTCAAGGGCATTGTTTTTGGTTTGCATTGTGTCGATGACGAAATCAAGAAGCAGATGGAAATCCAGTCGAATCTAAAGCAGAATCTTGAAATTATCGATATCCTTTCGGAAGATTATTCATCGCTTTTCTATTTTAATCTTGTTGACGGAACGAGCGGAGTGCTCGCGGTTCGTGAAGACATCAGGAACGCTTTAAGCAAGCAGTTTGCCTCGTGTGAAAAGCTTGAGGATGTGTTCACGGCTTTTGTTCTGAATTTAGCTCATCCGGATGATCGCGAAAGGCTTTTCGGGCTTGCCTCAAGAGATTTGGTTGCCGCAAAGCTTATGCATCAGAAGCGCTTGACGATCGTGTTCAGACGACTCTATGGATCTGAATACAAGTACACGCGCCTTGTGTTTGCAAAGGCCGAAGCTGTTGATGATCCTCCGAAGCTTATCGCCGTTGGTTTTGTCGAGGTGGATGCACAGTATCGCGCTGAAACGGAACATCAGGAAAATATTGACCGCATCATGAGCCTTTCGGATCAGTTCGAAACGGTATTCGATGTCAATATCGATACGGGATTGTTCAGCGTCTCGTTGAATGGTGGAAAGTTTAACGATGTTGTCGATAAAAATACCGGCGAAGGGATAGACTTCTTTAAGAATCGTATCGATGATATTCGAAAAGTGGTCTATCAGGACGATCAAGAAGCGATTTTGGAGATGCTGAATCGTGATGTCGTTATCGCTCGCTTGCAGCACGAAAATTCGTTCTTCCATGATTATCGACGGGTAACGACAGAAGGGCTCAAGTGGTATCGCATGAAGGTGACCAAGATGGGTGACTGGTCCAAGTCCCATCGTGTGCTTGTCGGGCTGTTTAACAATGATGCTGTTTATCGCAAGGAAATGGCTCAACAGGAGGCGCTTGAACAGGCGCTTGAAATGGCGAAGTCGGCATCCCGTGCAAAGACGATGTTCCTCAACAATATGAGTCATGATATCCGTACTCCGATGAACGCTATTATTGGCTATACGGAACTTGCGACAATGCATATTGGCAACAAGGACTTGGTCAAGAATTTCCTTGGAAAAATAGAGCTTTCGTCGAACCACTTGCTCTCGCTGATTAATGATGTGCTTGACATGAGCCGTATTGAATCGGGCAAGCTGAATTTAAACGAAAAGTCGGAGCATATTCCCGAAATTATCCATACGCTCAAGGATATTGTGCAAGCGGATATCAACGCCAAGAATTTGCAGTTCTATGCCAACAGCGTTGGTATTCATAATGAATACGTTGTCTGTGATAGACTCCGCTTGAACCAGGTTCTTTTGAATGTGATTTCGAATGCCATCAAGTACACTCCGACCGGCGGCTCTATTTGGTTTACCGTTGAACAGAAGGTGTGCGAGGAATCAGGTGTTGGTGCCTATGAGTTTAGAATACGGGACTCGGGTATTGGCATGAGCGAAGATTTCTTGCCCAAGATTTTTGATGCGTTTACGAGAGTGAATTCGTCTACCGTTTCTGGAATCCAGGGAACGGGGCTTGGCATGGCAATTACGAAGAATATTGTCGATATGATGGGGGGCTCCATTGATATTAAAAGTAAGGTGGACGAAGGTACAGATGTTGTCTTGAACTTTAAGTTCAAGTTGGCCGATACAACGCTGGAACTGACTCACGTGAAGGAACTGGAAGGCAAGAAACTTTTAGTTGTTGATGATGACGCCGACAGTATAAAGAGCGTTCCGCAAATCTTTAGCGCTTTGGGCGTTGATGTGGATTGCTGCTATTCCGGTGCCGAGGCTTTGGAAAAAGTCAAAGAGGCTAAGTCCAAGGGCTTTAAGTATGATGCGTTCCTTGTGGATTGGCGCATGCCGGATATGGATGGCTTGAAGACGACGACCCGCCTTCGCGAAGAGTTGGGAGAGGACATCCTTGTTATTGTGATGTCTGCTTATGAATGGTCGGATATCGAGGACATGGCTCTTAGAGTGGGTATCCGTAATTTTATGAGCAAGCCCGTGTTCCCGTCGGATGCAAAGGAAACTTTGTTGCAAAGTTTTGGACTCTCGCATGCCGATAAGCCTGTGTTAGACCGGAAGGTTGATTTTAACGGCAAGAAGGTTTTGCTCGTGGATGATAATGAGCTGAACCGCGAAATTGCTGAAGAAATCTTGGAGGATTGCGGTATTCAGGTGGCTACGGCTTGCGATGGCGCGAAAGCTGTGGAATACATGAAGAATGTAAAGCCCGGCGAATGTGACTTGATCTTGATGGATGTCCAGATGCCGATTATGGATGGTTACGAGGCAACTCGCGAAATCCGCAAACTCGAAAACAAGGTGGCTGCTGAAATTCCAATTATCGCTATGACGGCAAACGCCTTTGCGGATGACCAGCAGGCCGCTTTGGAAGCCGGCATGAACGAGCATGTGGCAAAACCCGTGAACGTCAATAAGTTGAAGGAAGTGCTGTCGAGGTTTTTGTAG